CCCCATAATTATTTAGTTTAGTTAAAGAAAAATTAGTGTTTTTTTGTCTATTAGACAAAAAAACAGCATGTAAATATAACAAAAAAACCTCGCAAGAAAACTTACGAGGCTTAATAATATTTTGAATGTCTAGTCCTAAAACTACATCGTTTCCATCTTAAAGCTCATGCTTTCAATCACTTTTAAGATGGCTTCTACTGTATCCATTGATGTTAAACAAGGAACACCGTTTTCTACACTCATTCTTCTGATTTGGAAACCGTCTCTTTCAGATTGTTTTCCTTTGGTCATAGTGTTGACAACGTATTGTACTTTTCCTTTTTGAATCAAATCGATAAGATTTACACTCTCCTCTCCTATTTTGTAGCCAATTTTGCAAGGAATTCCTTGTTCTGCGAAGAATTTTGCTGTTCCTTCTGTTGCCCAGATTCTGAACCCAACTTCATGGAATCTTGATGCTAAATCTGCAGCTTCCTGCTTGTGTTTATCAGCTACCGTGAATAAGATTGAACCGTGCATCGGAACTTTTCTTCCTGCTGCAACCAATCCTTTGTACAATGCTTTTTCTAAAGTTGTGTCTTTCCCCATTACTTCTCCTGTAGACTTCATTTCTGGGCCTAAAGAGATATCAACTTTCGTTAGTTTTGAGAAAGAGAACACAGGAACTTTTACGAAAACTCCTTCTTTATTAGGAACTAATCCGTTTTTGTAACCTAAATCTGTTAGTTTCTGACCTAAAATTGCTTTCGTAGCTAAGTTTGCCATTGGAACTTCCGTAATTTTAGATAAGAAAGGAACTGTTCTTGATGAACGTGGATTTACCTCAATTACATATACATTTCCTTCAAAAAGGACGTATTGAATATTCATTAAACCAATCACCTTCAAACCTTTAGCCAATCTTTGAGTATAATCTACCAAAGTATCAACTTCGCTTTGAGAAATATTCTGTGGAGGATACACCGCAATCGAGTCTCCGGAGTGAACTCCTGCTCTTTCGATGTGTTCCATAATCCCAGGAATGATTACTGTTTTGCCATCACAAATCGCATCAACTTCAATTTCTTTTCCGACCATGTATCTGTCAACCAAAACCGGATGTTCCGGGCTTGCATCTACTGCAAATTCCATGTAGTGAGCCAATTCTGCTTCTGTATACACAATTTCCATTGCTCTACCTCCCAAAACGTAGCTTGGACGAACTAAAACCGGATATCCAATTTCGTTAGCAATCACAATCGCTTCTTCTTTTGAAGTCGAAGTTTTTCCTAAAGGTTGAGGAATTCCCATTTCCTGAAGGGCTTTTTCGAACTTATCTCTGTTTTCAGCTCTATCTAAATCTTCTAATGTAGTTCCTAAAATCTGAACTCCGTGAGCAGCCAATTTATCCGCTAAATTAATGGCTGTTTGTCCACCAAACTGTACGACAACACCTTTTGGTTTTTCAAGGTCAATGATATTCATTACATCTTCTTCCGTTAATGGTTCGAAGTATAATTTATCTGAAATCGAGAAGTCTGTAGAAACAGTTTCAGGGTTGTTATTGATGATAATCGCCTCGTAACCCATTTCTTTGATTGCCCAAACTGAGTGAACTGTCGCGTAGTCAAACTCAACACCTTGCCCGATTCTGATTGGACCAGAACCCAAAACGATGATTTTTTCTTTATCTGTAACTACACTTTCATTTTCTTCTTCGTAAGTTCCGTAGAAATAAGGAGTTTCAGACTCGAATTCTGCAGCACAAGTATCTACCATTTTGAAAACTGGAATTACTCCATTTTCTTTTCTAAAATTGTAGACTTCACGTTGAGAAACTTCCCAAAGCTCTGCAATATGTACATCTGCAAAACCTAGTTTTTTAGCTTTAGTTAAAGTTTCAACATCAAATTTATTATCTGCAATTGTTGTTTCAAAATCAATTAATTTCTTGATTTTCCAGATAAAGAATTTATCAATTTTGCTCCATTCTACAATCTTTTCCCAATCATATCCTTTTCTTAAAGCATCTCCGATAATGAATAATCTTTCGTCATCACAAACTCTGATTCTTCTTTCAATTTCTTCTTCAGTAAGCGCATCAGCCTGTTTTTTCTTTAAACCTAAATGCGTAAGACCTGTTTCTAGAGAACGGATTGCTTTCTGTAAAGACTCTTCGAAATTTCTTCCGATTGCCATTACTTCACCCGTTGCTTTCATCTGTGTAGATAATCTTCTGTCTGCAGTTTCAAACTTATCAAAAGGGAATCTTGGGAATTTAGTCACCACATAATCTAAAGCTGGTTCAAAACAAGCGTAAGACGTTCCCGTAACCGGATTCATGATTTCGTCAAGAGTCAATCCAACAGCGATTTTAGCAGCAATTTTTGCAATCGGATAACCCGTTGCTTTTGATGCTAAAGCTGATGAACGAGAAACTCTAGGATTCACCTCGATGATATAATACTCGAATGAATGTGGGTCTAAAGCTAACTGCACGTTACAACCCCCTTCAATTCCTAATGCTCTGATGATTTTTAGAGATGCGTTTCTCAACAACTGATACTCTCTGTCTGAAAGTGTCTGAGAAGGCGCTACAACGATTGAATCTCCTGTGTGAACTCCAACCGGGTCTATATTTTCCATGTTACAAACCACAATCGCATTGTCGTTTGCATCACGCATTACTTCGTATTCGATTTCTTTGAAACCTGCGATTGATCTTTCAATCAAACACTGCGTAACTGGGCTGTATTTTAAACCTAATTCTGCAATTTCTTTTAATTCAGCTTCTGTGGCAGCGATACCACCACCTGTTCCACCCATTGTGAAAGCAGGACGAACAATTACTGGATATCCAATTTCATTCGCAAAATTAATTGCTCCTTCTACAGTTGTTACAATGTCAGATTCTGGAACCGGCTCGTTTAATTCTCTCATCAATTCACGGAACAAATCTCTGTCTTCCGCTCTGTTGATAGCTGAAAGTGTAGTTCCTAAAACTTCCACTTTACATTCTTCAAGAATTCCTGATTTTTCCAATTCTACCGCCATGTTCAAACCTGTTTGTCCACCAAGAGTTGGTAAAAGTGCATCTGGACGCTCTTTTCTGATGATGTGACTTACAAACTGAAGTGAAATCGGCTCGATGTATACTTTATCAGCGATTTCAACATCTGTCATAATCGTTGCAGGGTTTGAGTTAATCAAAATTACCTTGTAGCCTTCTTCTCTCAAAGACAGACAAGCCTGCGTTCCTGCATAATCAAATTCCGCCGCCTGACCGATGATAATTGGGCCGGAACCGATTACTAAAATTGTTTTTATGTCGTTTCTTTTCATTTCTAAATTTATCCTTTTGTTATGTTGAACCCTTTCGGGTTCTGATGATGATTGTTTCATCATTTCCATAGGTTTCACCTACGGCTATTTAAATTGAATCCTTCGGATTTTTAACTATTCTCTGTTGATTATAACAGCGAATTGTTGCAGCCCGACTTGAGCGGAAATCCTTTTTTGCCAACCTGCTATTTCTAATTTTACGGAAATTTTCTGCAAAAAAGATTGGGAGCGGAAGGCGGATTAAGCTGCCCAAATTAATTTTCTATTTTTTGAAATCCTCCATTAGCTGGATAAACTCATCAAATAAGTAGTTTGCATCTTCAGGACCTGGGCTTGCTTCCG
The sequence above is a segment of the Chryseobacterium turcicum genome. Coding sequences within it:
- the carB gene encoding carbamoyl-phosphate synthase large subunit, with product MKRNDIKTILVIGSGPIIIGQAAEFDYAGTQACLSLREEGYKVILINSNPATIMTDVEIADKVYIEPISLQFVSHIIRKERPDALLPTLGGQTGLNMAVELEKSGILEECKVEVLGTTLSAINRAEDRDLFRELMRELNEPVPESDIVTTVEGAINFANEIGYPVIVRPAFTMGGTGGGIAATEAELKEIAELGLKYSPVTQCLIERSIAGFKEIEYEVMRDANDNAIVVCNMENIDPVGVHTGDSIVVAPSQTLSDREYQLLRNASLKIIRALGIEGGCNVQLALDPHSFEYYIIEVNPRVSRSSALASKATGYPIAKIAAKIAVGLTLDEIMNPVTGTSYACFEPALDYVVTKFPRFPFDKFETADRRLSTQMKATGEVMAIGRNFEESLQKAIRSLETGLTHLGLKKKQADALTEEEIERRIRVCDDERLFIIGDALRKGYDWEKIVEWSKIDKFFIWKIKKLIDFETTIADNKFDVETLTKAKKLGFADVHIAELWEVSQREVYNFRKENGVIPVFKMVDTCAAEFESETPYFYGTYEEENESVVTDKEKIIVLGSGPIRIGQGVEFDYATVHSVWAIKEMGYEAIIINNNPETVSTDFSISDKLYFEPLTEEDVMNIIDLEKPKGVVVQFGGQTAINLADKLAAHGVQILGTTLEDLDRAENRDKFEKALQEMGIPQPLGKTSTSKEEAIVIANEIGYPVLVRPSYVLGGRAMEIVYTEAELAHYMEFAVDASPEHPVLVDRYMVGKEIEVDAICDGKTVIIPGIMEHIERAGVHSGDSIAVYPPQNISQSEVDTLVDYTQRLAKGLKVIGLMNIQYVLFEGNVYVIEVNPRSSRTVPFLSKITEVPMANLATKAILGQKLTDLGYKNGLVPNKEGVFVKVPVFSFSKLTKVDISLGPEMKSTGEVMGKDTTLEKALYKGLVAAGRKVPMHGSILFTVADKHKQEAADLASRFHEVGFRIWATEGTAKFFAEQGIPCKIGYKIGEESVNLIDLIQKGKVQYVVNTMTKGKQSERDGFQIRRMSVENGVPCLTSMDTVEAILKVIESMSFKMETM